In Zingiber officinale cultivar Zhangliang chromosome 6A, Zo_v1.1, whole genome shotgun sequence, a single genomic region encodes these proteins:
- the LOC121998225 gene encoding uncharacterized protein LOC121998225 — protein MVNSLQHCGILPIQISPKPSPKFVKSSSSIRSGPNPQKQIKKRCLRCGELYHDNNNSPTACSFHGHTTGERGLLSMAPPHQGIDGEWSDRSGVIVYRWNDKGERPNTGRANWKKRWTCCAEYGEDAPPCRRGRHVSYDDGFTLY, from the exons ATGGTTAATTCGCTGCAGCACTGCGGCATCCTTCCCATCCAAATCTCGCCCAAACCGTCCCCCAAATTCGTCAAATCATCTTCCTCAATCCGAAGTGGACCGAACCCCCAGAAGCAGATCAAGAAGCGATGCCTGAGATGCGGCGAACTTTACCACGACAACAATAACTCCCCCACCGCCTGCTCCTTCCACGGCCACACCACAG GGGAAAGAGGGTTGCTGTCCATGGCGCCGCCGCACCAGGGCATTGACGGGGAGTGGAGTGATCGCAGCGGGGTAATCGTGTACAGGTGGAACGACAAGGGGGAGAGGCCTAACACCGGCCGCGCCAACTGGAAGAAAAGGTGGACCTGCTGTGCCGAGTACGGGGAGGACGCGCCGCCCTGCCGCCGGGGCCGCCACGTCTCGTACGACGATGGATTTACGCTCTATTGA